One genomic window of Ignavibacteria bacterium includes the following:
- the feoB gene encoding ferrous iron transport protein B gives MSNIQTNSAKTIPTNIAIVGNPNCGKTTLFNALTGLKQKVGNYPGVTVEKKEGKISLGGTEITLLDLPGTYSLISRSPDEKISADILLGQNEITEAPQTVICVVDASNLERNLFLTSQIIDLQIPVIIALTMNDNAEQSGITVDAKKLSQSLGVPVIKVNAPQKKGIDKLLFAITDLSTSQIVSRQWKMPEEVERSCSEIQQLLSQEKKYTSSLAFFESLRLLSVDDFHSNGFETLNNETKKKIETHLKNLDESGIDRRAIAIESRYSWIQSVCQQVLHIETVSQSISDKLDKIFTHKVWGFAVFLTLMGFMFHAIFTWANYPMELIGSAVSILGEKFSEIIPTGDFQDLIVNGVFAGVGAVVMFLPQILLLFFFLGLLEDTGYMSRAAFIMDKLMSKFGLHGKSFIPLLSSFACAIPGIMATRTIENRKDRIATILVAPLMSCSARLPVYTLMIATFIPNIIIGIFSLPALIMCAMYIVGIVAALVVATIFKKTLLKSAPAIFLMELPQYRKPSLKTVGLYMWEQAYQFLKSAGTIILGVSIILWFLATYPKMENATSSQRLEHSFAGRIGQTIEPVIEPLGFNWKIGVGLIGSLLQREVFVSTMGTMYNIEDENSNASLIEKMQNDVDEATGKKIFTPLVAICLMIYYVLSMQCMSTIAVTKRETNGWKWPAVQFSYMTVLAYSVTFTIHFIGTVFGF, from the coding sequence GTGAGTAACATTCAAACAAATTCTGCAAAAACAATTCCAACAAACATCGCAATTGTTGGAAATCCGAACTGCGGCAAAACTACACTTTTCAACGCTCTCACCGGTCTCAAACAAAAAGTAGGAAATTATCCCGGCGTAACTGTCGAAAAAAAAGAAGGGAAAATTTCTCTCGGCGGAACGGAGATTACTCTCCTCGATTTGCCCGGAACCTACAGTCTTATCTCCCGTTCTCCCGACGAAAAAATTTCAGCCGATATTCTCCTCGGACAAAACGAAATTACTGAAGCGCCGCAAACGGTAATTTGCGTTGTAGATGCAAGCAATCTCGAACGCAATCTTTTTCTCACTTCACAAATAATTGATTTACAAATTCCCGTTATCATTGCGTTAACGATGAATGATAATGCAGAGCAATCAGGAATTACAGTTGACGCAAAAAAACTTTCTCAATCGCTTGGTGTTCCCGTTATAAAAGTAAATGCGCCTCAAAAAAAAGGAATAGATAAACTTCTTTTTGCAATTACTGATTTAAGTACATCGCAAATAGTTTCCCGTCAATGGAAAATGCCGGAAGAAGTTGAACGAAGTTGTTCTGAAATACAGCAACTACTTTCACAAGAAAAAAAATATACCTCATCGCTTGCGTTTTTTGAATCTCTTCGCTTGCTTTCCGTAGATGATTTTCATTCCAATGGATTTGAAACGTTGAACAATGAAACAAAAAAGAAAATTGAAACGCACTTAAAAAATCTTGATGAAAGCGGAATTGATAGACGAGCAATAGCAATTGAATCACGTTACTCGTGGATTCAGTCGGTGTGTCAACAAGTTCTTCACATTGAAACGGTTTCACAATCCATCAGCGATAAACTCGATAAAATTTTCACACATAAAGTTTGGGGATTTGCAGTATTTCTCACGCTGATGGGATTTATGTTCCACGCAATTTTCACGTGGGCAAATTATCCGATGGAATTAATAGGAAGTGCAGTAAGTATTCTCGGAGAAAAATTTTCCGAAATTATTCCCACCGGTGATTTTCAAGATCTAATTGTGAATGGTGTATTTGCGGGAGTTGGAGCGGTCGTAATGTTTCTTCCGCAAATTTTACTTTTGTTTTTCTTTCTCGGATTGCTTGAAGACACAGGGTATATGTCTCGCGCCGCGTTTATAATGGACAAACTGATGTCGAAATTCGGTTTGCACGGAAAATCTTTTATTCCATTGTTGAGTTCATTTGCGTGCGCAATTCCCGGAATAATGGCAACGCGCACAATTGAAAATCGCAAAGATAGAATTGCGACAATCCTTGTCGCGCCCTTAATGAGTTGCAGCGCACGACTTCCTGTGTACACACTGATGATTGCAACTTTTATCCCAAACATCATCATCGGAATTTTTTCTTTGCCTGCACTCATAATGTGTGCAATGTATATTGTCGGAATTGTTGCCGCGCTCGTTGTAGCAACAATATTCAAAAAAACATTACTGAAAAGTGCTCCCGCAATTTTTTTGATGGAACTTCCACAATACAGAAAACCATCACTAAAAACAGTCGGATTATATATGTGGGAACAAGCGTATCAATTTTTGAAAAGCGCAGGAACAATTATTCTCGGTGTTTCGATTATACTTTGGTTTCTCGCAACATATCCGAAAATGGAAAACGCAACATCATCACAACGATTGGAACATAGTTTTGCCGGAAGAATTGGGCAAACGATTGAACCTGTCATAGAACCGCTTGGATTTAATTGGAAAATCGGCGTTGGGTTAATTGGCTCGTTATTGCAGCGCGAAGTTTTTGTCAGCACGATGGGGACGATGTATAATATCGAGGATGAAAACTCCAATGCGTCCCTTATCGAAAAAATGCAAAATGATGTTGATGAAGCAACAGGGAAAAAAATATTTACTCCACTTGTCGCTATTTGTTTAATGATATACTATGTTCTTTCAATGCAGTGTATGTCAACAATAGCAGTAACAAAGAGGGAAACGAACGGATGGAAATGGCCCGCTGTGCAATTTAGTTATATGACAGTACTTGCGTATAGCGTAACATTTACTATACATTTCATCGGAACGGTTTTCGGTTTTTAA
- a CDS encoding ferrous iron transport protein A gives MRELPLSELVIGTQGKVSQLNGTDASLRQRLMEMGIIRGTTVSVERLAPLGDPIEINVRGYRLSLRKKEAEHIFVQCE, from the coding sequence ATGCGTGAACTTCCCCTCAGCGAATTAGTTATCGGCACACAAGGAAAAGTCAGCCAACTCAACGGAACAGACGCATCACTTCGTCAACGTTTGATGGAAATGGGAATTATTCGCGGAACTACAGTTTCCGTTGAACGACTTGCTCCGCTTGGCGACCCGATTGAAATAAACGTTCGCGGGTATCGTCTCTCGCTTCGGAAAAAAGAAGCCGAACATATTTTTGTGCAATGTGAGTAA
- a CDS encoding ferrous iron transport protein A: MTHFEMPILEKTLFDIPSGTEVFVQRLTSEPQLCERLREMGFCEKAKIKCVSNGGNGLICQICNSRISINEMLAKQIIVSENIYA; the protein is encoded by the coding sequence ATGACACATTTTGAGATGCCAATTCTTGAGAAAACACTTTTTGATATTCCATCCGGAACTGAAGTTTTTGTACAACGACTTACTTCCGAACCGCAATTATGTGAACGATTGCGCGAAATGGGATTTTGTGAAAAAGCAAAAATCAAATGCGTATCGAATGGTGGAAATGGATTGATTTGTCAAATATGCAACAGCAGAATTAGTATTAACGAAATGCTTGCGAAACAAATCATCGTTTCGGAAAATATTTATGCGTGA
- a CDS encoding leucyl/phenylalanyl-tRNA--protein transferase, producing the protein MSPRKTPNKLSPELLLNAYSIGVFPMADGNSEEIVWYAPEPRAILPLDAFNVSRSLRQTIKKYIFDIRIDTSFEHVIRSCATRRETWISEEIISAYCELHRLGYAHSVESWKNESLVGGLYGVAICAAFFGESMFSTMRDASKVALCFLVQHIKQRGFQLLDTQYITPHLQRFGATEIPRKEYLRLLKKAISANTVTF; encoded by the coding sequence TTGTCTCCAAGAAAAACACCAAACAAACTTTCTCCCGAACTCCTGCTCAATGCGTATTCTATCGGTGTATTTCCGATGGCAGACGGAAACAGCGAAGAGATCGTATGGTATGCTCCCGAACCGCGTGCGATTTTACCCCTCGATGCGTTCAATGTTTCCAGAAGTCTTCGGCAAACAATAAAGAAATATATCTTTGACATTCGCATAGATACTTCGTTTGAACATGTGATTCGTTCTTGCGCCACAAGAAGAGAAACGTGGATTTCCGAAGAGATTATTTCTGCGTATTGTGAATTACATCGGTTAGGGTATGCGCATAGTGTAGAATCGTGGAAGAATGAATCATTAGTTGGCGGATTATACGGTGTTGCAATCTGCGCGGCGTTTTTTGGCGAATCTATGTTTTCAACTATGCGCGACGCATCCAAAGTTGCATTATGTTTTTTGGTGCAGCACATAAAACAGCGCGGTTTTCAGCTCCTCGATACGCAATACATCACTCCCCACCTTCAGCGATTCGGCGCAACAGAAATTCCCCGCAAAGAATATCTTCGACTACTCAAAAAGGCAATTTCTGCAAATACTGTTACTTTCTGA